In Mycobacterium sp. Aquia_213, the sequence GTCGCACTCACGACGTTGAGCGCACATTGCATCGCGAAAACGATCGGGTCGGAATAGTCGTTCATGTTCCGGGTTCCCGACGGCTGATCGCATATTGCCGTGACGGTCCAGGTAACCCCCGAGACACCCGCCTCGTTGTAGGCGTAGTTGCCGTCCGCCGGCGGTCCGATCGCGCGCGCCGGATTGCCCGACTCCAGCGCGATTCCTATTGCGACAGCTGAGAAGACGCCGGCTCCTGCGGCCAGCGCGCGACGCATTTTCACAGTGCCCTCCCTTCCGGCCTTCTCTTGACGCTGCATCGAGTATCACAGCGTTTCGGCGCCAACACCATGGGTCGGTCGCCGCTATTTCGTGCCCGGCGGGTGCGCCTCGACGAGGGCATCGAGGAATGACCGCGCCCAGCGGTCGACGTCGTGAGCGAGCACCTGGCGCCGCAACGACCGCATCCGGCGGCGGCCCTCGTCAACCGGTTGGTTGAGCGCCGCCTCGATCGTGTCCTTGACGCCCTCCAGGTCGTGCGGGTTGACCAGGTAGGCCTGCCGCAATTCGGCTGCGGCGCCGGTGAATTCGGATAGAACGAGCGCACCGCCGAGATCGCTGCGGCAGGCGACGTACTCCTTGGCCACCAGGTTCATGCCGTCCCGCAGCGGGGTAACCAGCATGACGTCGCTGGCCACGAAGAACGCGATGAGTTCGTCGCGGGGAACCGCGCGATGGATGTAATGCACCACCGCGTGGCCGACTTCGGCGTATTCGCCGTTGATGTGGCCGACTTGGCGTTCGATGTCGTTGCGCAGAATCTGGTAGCTCTCCACGCGTTCGCGGCTGGGCGTGGCCAGTTGGACCAGCACGGTGTCGTCGCGTTTGACGCGCCCCTCGGCGAGCAGCTCGGAAAAGGCTTTCAACCGAACGTCGATGCCCTTGGTGTAGTCGAGCCGGTCGACGCCGAGCAGGATCTTGCGCGGGTTGCCCAACTCCGCGCGAATCTCTTTGGCGTGGCGCCGGATATCGCGGCCGCGGGCGGTCTGATCGAGCGCACCGGAATCGATGGAGATGGGAAACGCGCCCACCCGCACCCGGCGATCCTTCAGCTCGACCTCGCCGAACCGCGACCGCACGCCGACGGCTCCGCGCGAGGTGTTGGCGCCGATCAGTTGTCGGGCCAGGAACAGGAAATTCTGCGCGCCACCGACCAGATGGAATCCGACCAGATCGGCACCGAGCAAGCCTTCGATGATCTCGGTGCGCCAGGGCAACTGCATGAACAGCTCTACCGGCGGGAACGGGATGTGCAGGAAGAAACCGATGGTCAGGTCCGGCCGCAGGGTGCGCAGCATCTTCGGGACCAGCTGCAACTGGTAGTCCTGCACCCACACCGTCGCACCCTGGGCGGCGGCGCGGGAGGTGGCCTCGGCGAAGCGTTGGTTGACCTCGACGTAGCGATCCCACCATTCGCGGTGGTAGATCGGCTTGACGATCACGTCGTGGTACAGCGGCCACAGCGTCGCGTTGGAGAAGCCCTCGTAGTACTGAGCGACGTCGTCGGCCGACAGGCGCACCGGGTAGAGATCCAGTTCGTCTTGGGTGATGGGCTCGTCGTCGACGTCGACTTCCTCGTCGACAACCCCCGGCCAGCCAACCCATGCGCCACGGCGGCGGCGCAGCAGCGGCTCCAAGGCCGTCACCAACCCCCCGGGGCTGCGCTTCCAGGTTGTGGAGCCGTCGGGAAGCCGTTCCAAATCAACCGGTAGCCGATTGGCGACCACCACAAAGTCGGAATTCCCGAAGTGTGCGGTCTTCGAGCTTTGGCCTCCCCTGGGAGCCATTTATGCGTCGAGTTTCGCCGGTCCAATACCGAGCATGGACAAGAAAACGCGGCACTCGTCGGCGTCGTTCGCGTAGGCGGCGACGACTCGCCTGGCCTGGTTAGCGGTGCTGTCGGCAAGCGGCTCGACATCGCCGATTTCGCCAGGATCAGATTTTGTAGGCATAGGACAACTCTATGCGACGCCGATATTCGCCCGCAGCCGTCCGCTGCGGCGCGGGGTTGGCCCGGCCCCGGAACCCGGTTTGTCCGTTCCGCGCACCTGGCCGAAACCCAGGCGCGGTCAGTTGTTCATGCAAAGAACTGGAATTGTTAACAAATGCCGAATTTTCCCGCGGTTGAGATGGGGTCGCCGGCATCGCGCCCTATGGCCAAGCAGACCGTGGATTTAAATCGAAGATTCCCATTCGGCGGACTCCCTGTGGTGATTCCGTGGGGCGTCCTGGCGAACGTTTGCGGTGGCCCCGGCGCCGGGCGTCCGGTGGGGTCGGTGCCACTCCCAATTCAATGGTCGGGTAACGCCTCTAGATGGGTCAACGGCACGGTGATCATGGTTGCGACGTGGAAAGACGCCATTACCCGGTGGTGCCAGGGGGTCGCTTCGGGGTAGCCTGCTGGGGGCCGCACCTGTCTGTCTACTGACTGATGTCCAGTTGTTCAAAGGCAAACCAGGATGTCATCGCGACAAAGGCATTATCCTAAGCCGCAGTGCGCCGTGTTTTGGCGTTGCGCTGACGTCTAAGACTTCGGGAGAAGAACAATGGCTCTCACGCCGGCCGATGTTCACAATGTCGCGTTCTCCAGGGCGCGCATTGGTAAACGTGGCTACAGCGAGCAAGAAGTCGACCTGTTCATCGACCTGGTTGAGCAAGAGCTGATTCGCCACATCGAAGAGGACGCCGAGCTCCGTCACCGCAACGCCGAGCTGCGCAACCGGGATGGTGGGCTTAAGAAGCGGGAAGCCGAACTTGCCCAGCGGGAGGCCGTCCTGCACGAGCACGAAAGCGAAGTCCGCAGGCACGAAGTGGAAATTCGCAAGCACGAAGACCAGATTCGCCACCAGGAAGCCCAGCTCGCCCACCGGGGAACGCCCCTTCCGCAGCAGGTCGCTCAGCTTCGCCATCGGGAAGCCCAGGTCGCGCAGCGCGAGGCCCAATTCGCCCAGCACGAGGCCGAGGTCGCCCAGCACGAAGCCCAGCTCGCCCAGCGGGAGTCCGAGCTGCGCCGCCGGGAGGCCGAGCTCAACCAGTGGCATTCCGAGCTTCGTCAGCAGGAAGGCGAGCTCGAACAGCACGAAGCCCAGCTAGCCGAGCGGGAAGCGGAGATCGAACACCACGAGGCCGAACTGCACCAGCTGCTGGACCAGCCGCACGCGGTGGCCTCCGGCGCGGAGGCCTCGAGCGGCCAGGTGGCGCGACAGCAATTGCGCGCAGTGCCGCCGGTCGCGGTCAACGGGGCCGCCCACCTGGAGGA encodes:
- a CDS encoding DivIVA domain-containing protein is translated as MALTPADVHNVAFSRARIGKRGYSEQEVDLFIDLVEQELIRHIEEDAELRHRNAELRNRDGGLKKREAELAQREAVLHEHESEVRRHEVEIRKHEDQIRHQEAQLAHRGTPLPQQVAQLRHREAQVAQREAQFAQHEAEVAQHEAQLAQRESELRRREAELNQWHSELRQQEGELEQHEAQLAEREAEIEHHEAELHQLLDQPHAVASGAEASSGQVARQQLRAVPPVAVNGAAHLEETRTVAAVHGRHDMERMAIRAVTDTLGNTLTETVHERTRRDATAAVASEEPTELDRLKEENAELARSLGLLKSAAALLAAALERP
- a CDS encoding alpha,alpha-trehalose-phosphate synthase (UDP-forming); this encodes MAPRGGQSSKTAHFGNSDFVVVANRLPVDLERLPDGSTTWKRSPGGLVTALEPLLRRRRGAWVGWPGVVDEEVDVDDEPITQDELDLYPVRLSADDVAQYYEGFSNATLWPLYHDVIVKPIYHREWWDRYVEVNQRFAEATSRAAAQGATVWVQDYQLQLVPKMLRTLRPDLTIGFFLHIPFPPVELFMQLPWRTEIIEGLLGADLVGFHLVGGAQNFLFLARQLIGANTSRGAVGVRSRFGEVELKDRRVRVGAFPISIDSGALDQTARGRDIRRHAKEIRAELGNPRKILLGVDRLDYTKGIDVRLKAFSELLAEGRVKRDDTVLVQLATPSRERVESYQILRNDIERQVGHINGEYAEVGHAVVHYIHRAVPRDELIAFFVASDVMLVTPLRDGMNLVAKEYVACRSDLGGALVLSEFTGAAAELRQAYLVNPHDLEGVKDTIEAALNQPVDEGRRRMRSLRRQVLAHDVDRWARSFLDALVEAHPPGTK